One segment of Cetobacterium sp. NK01 DNA contains the following:
- the rsmA gene encoding 16S rRNA (adenine(1518)-N(6)/adenine(1519)-N(6))-dimethyltransferase RsmA, with translation MSFKHKKKFGQNFLTDQNDVLNKIMEVSEVREDEHIIEIGPGEGALTALLLERAKQVTCIEIDTDLEKILTKKYSSNPKFNLIMQDVLTVDLKNVLEKGRVVANIPYYITSPIINKIIENRDRISEMFIMVQKEVAERVCSKSGKERSVLTLAVEYYGEAEYLFTIPKAFFTPPPKVDSAFMSIKFYEDRRYENKISENLFFKYVKAAFSNKRKNIINNLTTLGYSKDFIREKLSKLGISETERAENLTIEQFIELAEIFEEE, from the coding sequence ATGTCCTTTAAACACAAGAAAAAATTTGGACAAAACTTCTTAACAGATCAAAATGATGTTTTGAATAAGATTATGGAAGTTTCAGAAGTTAGAGAAGATGAACATATAATTGAGATTGGACCAGGTGAAGGTGCATTGACAGCTTTGTTATTAGAAAGAGCAAAGCAAGTTACTTGTATTGAGATCGATACGGACTTGGAAAAAATTCTTACAAAAAAATACTCATCAAATCCTAAATTTAATTTAATAATGCAGGATGTTTTAACTGTAGATTTAAAAAATGTTTTAGAAAAAGGAAGAGTAGTTGCAAATATTCCTTATTATATAACATCACCAATTATAAATAAAATTATTGAAAATAGAGATAGAATTAGTGAAATGTTTATAATGGTGCAAAAAGAAGTGGCTGAGAGAGTTTGCTCAAAATCAGGGAAAGAAAGAAGTGTATTAACACTAGCTGTAGAGTATTATGGAGAAGCAGAGTATTTGTTTACTATACCAAAAGCGTTTTTTACCCCACCACCAAAAGTAGATTCAGCGTTTATGTCAATAAAATTCTATGAAGACAGAAGATACGAAAATAAAATTTCAGAAAATTTATTTTTTAAATATGTAAAGGCAGCTTTTTCGAATAAAAGAAAAAATATTATAAATAATTTAACGACTTTAGGATATTCTAAAGATTTTATAAGAGAAAAGTTATCTAAGTTAGGTATATCAGAAACGGAAAGAGCAGAAAACTTAACGATTGAACAGTTTATAGAGTTAGCTGAGATATTTGAAGAAGAATAA
- the hpt gene encoding hypoxanthine phosphoribosyltransferase, producing the protein MDYTIEKMISEGDLQARIKEVAKEIEKDYAGKDLICVGLLKGSIMFMADLLKSVELDLAMDFMKVSSYHGGTDSTGVVKILKDVDEDLTGKDVLIIEDIIDTGLTLESVKKFLMSKQPKSLKVCSLLDKPSRRKVEMVGEYIGFEIPDEFVVGYGLDYDELYRNLPYIGKVVRK; encoded by the coding sequence ATGGATTACACAATAGAGAAAATGATTTCTGAAGGAGATTTACAGGCTAGAATAAAAGAGGTTGCAAAAGAGATTGAAAAAGATTATGCAGGAAAAGATCTTATTTGCGTAGGTTTACTAAAGGGATCAATCATGTTCATGGCTGATTTATTAAAAAGTGTTGAGCTAGATTTAGCTATGGATTTCATGAAAGTCTCTAGTTACCATGGTGGAACTGACAGTACAGGTGTAGTAAAGATTTTAAAAGATGTTGATGAAGATTTGACAGGAAAAGATGTTTTAATTATAGAAGATATAATTGATACAGGTTTAACATTAGAGTCTGTAAAAAAGTTCTTGATGTCAAAACAACCAAAATCTTTAAAAGTATGTTCTTTATTAGATAAACCAAGTAGAAGAAAAGTTGAAATGGTTGGGGAATATATTGGATTTGAAATACCAGATGAATTTGTAGTGGGGTATGGTTTAGATTATGATGAGCTATATAGAAACCTTCCTTATATTGGAAAAGTAGTTAGAAAGTAA
- a CDS encoding PASTA domain-containing protein, protein MKKYLAYLLSFILIIFICFFAFNIFLKTYFNKSFYSLPNLVGMNLEQVNKIDSIDKINVIVAGNDFSNLPAGTIFKQNPAAEKVVKEGRTVRVWLSKGKDDYTMPDYTNKNLIEVSARLQEEGIKIKKVSYTSSNLPYNTVLATTPSVGQSTQKNKGVSLLLSNSNSIASVEVPDTIGFTFEEANNELISKGLIIGVVKEKVVPGLEKGIVIETTHIGEAVPAGTIIDIVVSY, encoded by the coding sequence ATGAAAAAATATTTAGCATATTTGCTATCATTCATACTTATTATTTTTATTTGTTTTTTTGCTTTTAATATTTTCTTAAAAACATATTTTAATAAAAGTTTTTATTCACTACCAAATCTTGTTGGAATGAATTTAGAACAAGTAAATAAAATAGATTCTATTGATAAAATCAATGTAATTGTTGCTGGAAATGATTTTTCTAACCTACCTGCTGGAACTATATTTAAACAAAATCCAGCTGCTGAAAAAGTTGTTAAAGAAGGAAGAACTGTTAGAGTTTGGTTAAGCAAAGGAAAAGACGATTATACTATGCCTGACTATACTAATAAAAATTTAATTGAGGTCTCTGCTAGACTACAAGAAGAAGGAATCAAAATAAAAAAAGTTTCTTATACATCTTCAAACTTACCCTACAACACTGTTTTAGCTACAACTCCATCTGTTGGACAAAGCACTCAAAAAAATAAAGGAGTCTCTCTTTTATTAAGCAACTCTAATTCTATTGCTTCTGTAGAAGTTCCTGATACCATCGGATTTACTTTTGAAGAAGCAAATAATGAATTAATTTCAAAGGGACTTATTATAGGTGTGGTTAAAGAAAAGGTTGTCCCTGGATTAGAAAAAGGAATTGTTATAGAAACTACACATATCGGAGAAGCTGTTCCTGCTGGAACTATCATTGATATCGTTGTAAGTTATTAA
- the rsgA gene encoding ribosome small subunit-dependent GTPase A, with protein sequence MNKIQGFYNIESNGKEYLCKLRGILKRSDKRENCTVGDYVVFDADGFITEVKPRKNLLRRPLVANIDYGVIQFAAKDPAIDYEKINILILNSLYNKIKPVLIINKIDLLTPEELKEIKSNLEYLSKIQIPVFYISTYENIGIDQLRDFLKDNVTAFGGPSGVGKSSILNLLQDSKELKTGETSKRLRAGKHTTRDSKLLSLPSGGFVIDTPGFSSVELPPTENAQELIDLFPEFNLSEGCKFNNCVHINEPNCGVKNAADTGQIPKERYDFYKRCYEKSKNEIWNKYK encoded by the coding sequence ATTAATAAAATTCAAGGTTTTTATAATATTGAAAGTAATGGAAAAGAGTATCTTTGTAAATTAAGAGGAATCTTAAAAAGATCTGACAAAAGAGAAAATTGCACTGTAGGAGATTATGTTGTTTTTGATGCAGACGGCTTTATAACAGAGGTAAAGCCTCGAAAAAATCTTTTAAGAAGACCTTTAGTTGCTAACATAGATTACGGTGTTATACAATTTGCTGCTAAAGATCCAGCTATTGACTATGAAAAAATAAACATTTTAATTTTAAATAGTCTGTATAATAAAATCAAACCTGTATTAATCATTAATAAAATAGATTTATTGACACCTGAAGAATTAAAGGAAATTAAATCTAATTTAGAATATTTATCTAAAATACAGATTCCTGTTTTTTACATATCGACTTATGAAAATATTGGTATAGATCAACTAAGAGACTTTTTAAAGGATAATGTTACAGCCTTTGGTGGTCCATCTGGAGTTGGAAAATCAAGTATTTTGAATCTTTTACAAGACTCGAAAGAACTAAAAACAGGTGAAACAAGTAAAAGATTAAGGGCTGGTAAACATACTACTAGAGATAGTAAACTACTTTCTCTTCCTAGTGGAGGATTCGTTATTGACACACCTGGATTTTCCTCTGTGGAGTTACCTCCTACTGAAAATGCACAAGAATTAATTGATCTTTTTCCTGAGTTTAATTTAAGTGAAGGGTGTAAATTTAATAATTGTGTTCATATTAATGAACCTAACTGTGGTGTAAAAAATGCTGCCGATACTGGTCAAATTCCTAAAGAGAGATATGATTTTTATAAACGTTGTTACGAAAAATCTAAAAATGAAATCTGGAATAAATATAAATAG
- the rpe gene encoding ribulose-phosphate 3-epimerase, with translation MQKEIKIAPSILSADFSQLGNEVIAIDQAGADYIHIDVMDGMFVPNITFGAPVIKSIRNKTKLVFDVHLMIEAPERYIEEFVKAGADIIVVHAEATKHLHRTIQLIKSFGIKAGVSLNPATSVDAIKYVIDELDMVLVMSVNPGFGGQKFIESSVQKIREVRNLSSTIDIQVDGGITNETIGKCIDAGANIFVAGSYVFSGNYKERIKSLKER, from the coding sequence ATACAAAAAGAAATCAAAATAGCACCTTCAATACTTTCTGCTGACTTTAGTCAATTAGGAAATGAAGTTATTGCCATTGATCAAGCTGGAGCTGATTATATTCATATAGATGTTATGGATGGTATGTTCGTTCCTAACATTACATTTGGTGCACCTGTTATTAAATCTATTAGAAATAAAACTAAATTAGTTTTTGATGTACACCTTATGATTGAAGCACCTGAAAGATACATTGAAGAGTTTGTTAAAGCTGGAGCTGATATTATTGTTGTTCATGCTGAAGCTACAAAACATCTACATAGAACAATTCAATTGATCAAATCTTTCGGAATAAAAGCTGGAGTTTCTTTAAACCCTGCCACTTCTGTTGACGCTATCAAATATGTTATTGATGAATTAGATATGGTATTAGTTATGTCGGTTAATCCTGGATTTGGAGGTCAAAAATTTATTGAAAGCTCTGTTCAAAAAATTAGAGAAGTTCGTAATTTAAGCAGTACTATTGATATTCAAGTTGATGGTGGAATAACTAATGAGACTATTGGAAAATGTATTGACGCTGGTGCTAATATTTTTGTTGCTGGTTCATACGTTTTCTCTGGAAATTACAAGGAGAGAATCAAATCTTTAAAGGAGAGATAA
- a CDS encoding MarR family winged helix-turn-helix transcriptional regulator, whose translation MMNNINKVNDVLENFYKLFYETEDLALKRGIKCLTHTELHIIEAIGKESLSMNELSDRLGITMGTATVAITKLREKGFIDRVRSDADRRKVYVSLSKKGIEALNYHNNYHKNIISTITENIPEKDLNHFTETFELILKNLKDKTEFFKPHSVTEFPVGTIVSINEVKGTPIIQDYFSNNGIEHYSTVKIVESEEKDKVALEKEDGSVLKVNLLDAKNLIAIKVEE comes from the coding sequence ATTATGAATAATATAAATAAAGTAAATGACGTTTTAGAAAATTTTTATAAATTATTTTATGAAACAGAAGATCTAGCGTTAAAAAGAGGAATTAAATGCTTAACTCACACTGAATTACACATTATTGAAGCTATTGGAAAAGAATCATTAAGTATGAATGAACTTTCTGACAGGCTAGGAATAACTATGGGAACTGCAACCGTAGCTATTACAAAATTAAGAGAAAAAGGATTTATTGACAGAGTTAGATCTGATGCTGATAGAAGAAAAGTTTATGTCTCTTTATCAAAAAAAGGAATTGAGGCATTAAATTATCATAATAACTATCATAAAAATATTATTTCAACTATCACAGAAAATATTCCAGAAAAGGATCTGAACCACTTTACAGAAACGTTTGAACTAATTTTAAAAAATTTAAAAGATAAAACAGAGTTTTTCAAACCACATTCTGTAACTGAATTTCCAGTAGGTACTATTGTTTCTATTAACGAAGTAAAAGGAACTCCAATTATTCAAGACTATTTTTCTAATAATGGAATTGAACATTATTCAACTGTTAAAATAGTAGAGTCTGAAGAAAAAGATAAGGTAGCACTTGAAAAAGAAGACGGCTCTGTATTAAAAGTTAATCTTTTGGATGCTAAAAATCTTATTGCAATAAAGGTAGAAGAATAA
- a CDS encoding NFACT family protein: MLYLDGISLNKIKDELETTLKGKSVNKIVQTSSLAISLNFGKQRFILSCFPSLSLCYLSDTKEDNLLEENSSFSLNLKKYIAGSTLISINQIGFDRILNFTFSKLNELGEIKVYNLYFEMMGKHSNLILTNKENKVLDSIKRFSIEENPNRILFPGIDYTTPALEKKRSPLMITKEEFDKEKEEKTLLKNIEGFGKFLANSLSSFENLKNILKDQISPKIFFNEHNEIILATVLNIEPKEYHYVKSYNSFQELINFYLTSENLSNTFKILKDKLSACIKKEIKKSEKIIISIKKDLVEKKDFDRYRELGDILAASLYSLKKGMKEVELYDFYNDSMCKITLDPLLTPQLNLEKIYKKYNKLKKGMEFNEKRLIEISNNLKYFSSVETFINNSNSKENLKLIEEELLNEGYLKISSKNKPNKKNNKKQITKSFTFGEINIDGILVKYGRNNLENDALATKYSHKNDIWFHCKDVPGTHAIVSHSENLSQKNIYDIAVFCGQQSKLPVGTKLTVDYTQIKYLNKPKGAKPGFVTYKIFQSIVVTI; encoded by the coding sequence ATGTTGTATCTTGACGGAATATCTTTAAATAAAATTAAAGATGAATTAGAAACTACTTTAAAAGGAAAAAGTGTTAATAAGATTGTTCAAACTAGCTCCTTAGCTATAAGTCTTAACTTTGGGAAACAGAGATTTATTCTCTCTTGTTTCCCTTCTCTTTCATTATGCTACCTATCTGATACCAAAGAGGATAATCTTTTAGAGGAAAATAGTTCATTCTCTTTAAATCTAAAAAAATATATAGCGGGTTCAACCTTAATTTCTATTAACCAAATAGGATTTGACAGAATATTAAATTTTACATTCTCAAAATTAAATGAACTTGGTGAAATCAAAGTTTATAATTTATATTTTGAAATGATGGGTAAACACTCAAATCTTATTTTAACTAATAAAGAAAATAAGGTCTTAGATTCTATAAAACGTTTTTCTATTGAAGAAAATCCAAACAGAATACTATTTCCTGGAATTGATTACACAACTCCAGCTCTAGAGAAAAAGAGATCTCCTCTAATGATTACTAAAGAGGAATTTGATAAAGAAAAAGAAGAAAAAACTCTTTTGAAAAATATAGAAGGATTTGGAAAATTTTTAGCTAACTCTCTTTCTTCTTTTGAGAATTTAAAAAATATTCTAAAAGATCAAATTTCACCTAAAATATTTTTTAATGAACATAATGAAATTATCTTAGCAACTGTTTTAAATATTGAACCAAAAGAATATCATTATGTAAAATCCTATAACTCTTTTCAAGAATTAATTAATTTTTATTTAACTTCAGAAAATTTATCTAATACTTTTAAAATTTTAAAAGATAAATTATCAGCTTGCATAAAAAAGGAGATTAAAAAATCTGAAAAAATAATTATCTCTATTAAAAAAGATTTAGTAGAAAAAAAAGATTTTGATCGATATCGAGAACTTGGAGATATTCTAGCAGCTTCTCTATATTCTTTAAAAAAAGGAATGAAAGAGGTTGAACTCTATGATTTTTATAATGATTCTATGTGTAAAATAACTCTAGATCCATTACTTACTCCTCAACTAAATTTAGAGAAAATTTATAAAAAATATAATAAATTAAAAAAGGGTATGGAGTTTAACGAAAAACGATTAATTGAAATTTCTAATAACTTAAAATATTTTTCTAGTGTCGAAACTTTTATTAATAATAGTAATTCTAAAGAAAATCTTAAGCTTATTGAAGAAGAACTTTTAAATGAAGGATACTTAAAAATTTCTTCTAAGAATAAACCTAATAAAAAAAATAACAAAAAACAAATTACTAAATCTTTTACTTTTGGAGAAATTAATATAGATGGTATCTTGGTTAAATATGGAAGAAATAATTTAGAGAATGACGCTTTAGCTACAAAATATTCACATAAAAATGATATCTGGTTCCATTGCAAGGATGTTCCAGGAACCCATGCTATTGTTAGTCACAGTGAAAATTTATCTCAAAAAAACATTTATGATATTGCTGTTTTTTGTGGTCAACAATCTAAGCTTCCTGTAGGAACTAAACTTACTGTTGATTATACTCAGATTAAATATTTAAATAAACCCAAAGGCGCTAAACCTGGATTTGTTACATATAAAATCTTCCAATCAATAGTTGTTACTATATAA
- a CDS encoding murein L,D-transpeptidase catalytic domain family protein — protein MKQKFLFLFFVLYITTLGSTSSLYKSLKLKDKMNYDVFKQAIKGASKIKGKSFQFLTVIDFTKPSTEPRFSVIDLKEKKLLYYTYVSHGKNSGKILATKFSNAPNSFQSSLGFFITDTKPYVGNYGYSLRLKGLENRFNSNAYDRAIVIHGADYASKKYIDQMGFLGRTLGCPAIPTELSKEVIDLLSNNSIIFIAGNDLKYLKESRFIN, from the coding sequence ATGAAACAAAAATTTTTATTCTTATTTTTTGTACTATATATAACTACTTTAGGTTCTACTTCATCTCTTTATAAATCCTTAAAACTGAAGGACAAAATGAACTATGATGTATTTAAACAAGCAATTAAAGGAGCTTCTAAAATCAAAGGAAAAAGTTTTCAATTTTTAACAGTTATTGATTTTACTAAGCCATCTACTGAACCTAGATTTTCTGTTATAGATTTGAAAGAAAAAAAATTATTATACTACACATATGTTTCTCATGGGAAAAATAGTGGTAAAATTTTAGCTACAAAATTTTCAAATGCTCCTAACTCTTTTCAAAGCTCTTTAGGATTTTTTATAACTGACACAAAACCATACGTAGGAAATTACGGTTATTCTCTAAGGTTAAAAGGTCTTGAAAATAGATTTAATTCAAACGCCTATGATAGGGCTATTGTGATTCATGGCGCTGATTATGCATCTAAAAAATATATTGATCAAATGGGGTTTTTAGGTAGAACTCTTGGATGTCCTGCAATCCCAACAGAACTTTCTAAGGAGGTTATTGATCTTCTATCTAATAACTCTATAATTTTTATTGCTGGTAATGATCTAAAATATTTAAAAGAAAGTCGATTTATAAATTAA
- a CDS encoding ABC transporter permease produces MEKLKNFLEKNIVPIFILIFLSLIIPVSKLTPQYLIQEMILRLDRNLFLVLSLLIPIIAGMGLNFGIVLGAMAGQIALIFITEWRIIGYQGVFLAMILSTPIAMLLGYFSGNILNKAKGKEMITSMILGLFMNGIYQLIVLYGMGNIIKISNPKLILSRGSGIRNAIDLQGIRRGLDGLLEINIFGQKIPMATFLIVILLCVFIVWFRKTKLGQDMRAVGQNIEIARAAGIDVDRTRVLAIVISTVLAGFGQIIYLQNIGTMNTYNSHEQIGMFSIAALLIGGASAVKASIPNAITGIVLFHMMFIISPVAGKELMGSAQIGEYFRVFVSYGIIALVLVMHEWRREREKKLKRIEESIKCEGEAI; encoded by the coding sequence ATGGAGAAGTTAAAAAATTTTTTAGAGAAAAATATTGTTCCAATTTTTATATTAATATTTTTATCTTTAATAATACCTGTATCAAAATTAACCCCTCAATATTTAATACAAGAGATGATTTTAAGATTAGATAGAAATTTATTTTTAGTACTTTCATTATTGATTCCTATAATAGCTGGAATGGGACTAAACTTTGGTATTGTTTTAGGTGCTATGGCAGGACAAATAGCATTAATTTTTATAACAGAATGGAGAATTATAGGCTATCAAGGCGTTTTTCTAGCAATGATTTTATCAACTCCTATAGCTATGTTATTAGGATATTTTAGTGGAAATATTTTAAATAAAGCTAAAGGTAAAGAGATGATAACATCTATGATATTAGGTCTTTTTATGAATGGAATATATCAACTTATTGTTTTGTATGGAATGGGAAATATAATAAAAATTTCAAATCCAAAATTAATTTTATCAAGAGGAAGTGGAATAAGAAACGCAATAGATTTACAGGGGATTAGAAGAGGTTTAGATGGTTTACTAGAAATAAATATATTTGGACAAAAAATACCTATGGCTACTTTTTTAATAGTAATATTATTATGTGTATTTATAGTGTGGTTTAGAAAAACAAAGTTGGGACAAGATATGAGAGCTGTTGGACAAAATATAGAAATAGCAAGAGCTGCAGGAATAGATGTTGATAGAACAAGAGTTCTAGCTATAGTTATATCAACTGTATTAGCTGGATTTGGACAAATTATATATTTACAAAATATAGGAACTATGAATACTTATAATAGTCATGAGCAAATAGGAATGTTTTCCATAGCAGCACTTTTAATTGGAGGAGCTTCAGCTGTAAAAGCAAGCATTCCAAATGCAATAACAGGTATAGTTTTATTTCATATGATGTTTATAATTTCTCCTGTTGCAGGAAAGGAGTTGATGGGTTCAGCTCAAATAGGAGAATACTTTAGAGTGTTTGTTTCTTATGGTATTATAGCTTTAGTTTTAGTAATGCATGAGTGGAGAAGAGAAAGAGAAAAGAAATTAAAAAGAATTGAGGAGTCAATAAAGTGTGAGGGGGAAGCTATATGA
- a CDS encoding ABC transporter permease subunit, producing the protein MDENIFKKIGRIGLPRIIIALFLLLLYILAPFVGVNLKTAFQDTLIRVGMNIILVLSLIPMIQGGTGLNFGMPLGVEAGLLGAVISIELGLTGIFGFLGAVIISLPISILFGYGYGTILNRVKGGEMMIATYVGFSSVAFMCIMWLILPFKRPDMIWAYGGEGLRTTISVEGYWNKILGRVFSNSGSFSYIGEFVFFMLLAFFIKEYFKSKNGLAMKAVGANEKFARSLGVNIDKTRTNSVIMSTMIAGIGIIVYQQSFGFIQLYLAPFYMAFPAIAAILIGGASVKKASIFNVIVGTILFQGVITMTPIVISGVIKTDMSETIRVIISNGMILYALTRKVGGR; encoded by the coding sequence ATGGATGAAAATATATTTAAAAAAATAGGACGAATAGGTTTGCCTAGAATAATAATTGCCTTATTTTTATTGTTACTTTATATATTAGCTCCTTTTGTTGGAGTAAATCTAAAGACTGCGTTTCAAGATACATTAATTAGAGTTGGGATGAATATAATATTAGTTTTATCTTTAATACCAATGATTCAAGGAGGAACAGGGTTGAATTTTGGTATGCCTCTTGGAGTAGAGGCAGGGTTACTAGGAGCAGTAATAAGTATAGAATTAGGACTAACAGGAATTTTTGGTTTTTTAGGAGCCGTTATAATATCGCTTCCAATATCAATATTATTTGGTTATGGTTATGGAACAATTTTAAATAGAGTTAAGGGTGGAGAAATGATGATAGCAACTTATGTTGGATTTTCATCAGTTGCATTTATGTGTATTATGTGGTTAATTTTACCATTTAAAAGACCAGATATGATTTGGGCGTATGGTGGAGAAGGATTGAGAACAACAATTAGTGTTGAAGGGTATTGGAATAAGATTTTAGGAAGGGTTTTTTCTAATTCAGGAAGTTTTAGTTACATAGGAGAATTTGTATTTTTTATGTTGTTAGCTTTTTTTATAAAAGAATACTTTAAAAGTAAAAATGGTTTGGCGATGAAGGCAGTTGGAGCTAATGAAAAATTTGCGAGATCATTGGGCGTAAATATAGATAAAACGAGAACTAATTCAGTTATAATGTCAACTATGATAGCTGGTATAGGAATAATTGTTTATCAACAAAGCTTTGGCTTTATTCAGCTATATTTAGCACCATTTTATATGGCATTTCCAGCGATAGCTGCAATTTTAATAGGAGGAGCCTCTGTAAAAAAAGCTTCAATATTTAATGTTATAGTTGGAACAATTTTATTTCAAGGTGTTATAACAATGACTCCAATTGTAATTAGCGGAGTTATAAAAACAGACATGTCAGAGACAATAAGAGTAATTATTTCAAATGGAATGATATTATATGCACTTACAAGAAAAGTAGGAGGGAGATAA
- a CDS encoding sugar ABC transporter ATP-binding protein, with protein MQKELLKMSKVSKSFGENIVLKDINFTIKEGEIVGLVGENGAGKSTLMKIIFGMSVIDETGGYNGEMIFQGKKVKFKSSFDALNAGIGMVHQEFSLIPGFKASENIVLNRESLEKSYLKEIFGNRISQIDPKKNTERAKIAVSHLGIDLDVEIKVEEMAVAHMQFTEIAREIERENVKLLVLDEPTAVLTEKEAEILLKTMKRLASEGIAIIFITHRLDEIMDVTDRVIVLRDGIMMSEVETQKTTVDEITKLMIGREIGNRSLKKSEEGNSLETILEIKNMWVDMPGEKAKNINLKIRKGEILGLGGMAGQGKVGIANGIMGLYPAGGEIIYDGKNMKLNDPRIPLEKEIYFVSEDRKEVGLILDEEIDMNIAYPSIYIKNEFLKNKYFGLLKSIDKLAIEKNTKDYIEKLEIKCMNGRQKVGELSGGNQQKVCLAKAFTINPKVLFISEPTRGIDIGAKKIVLETLKEYNRERGMTIILTSSELEELRSVCDRIAIITEGEVAGILSPEDDLLNYGKLMTGVKGDRNNG; from the coding sequence ATGCAAAAAGAACTTTTAAAGATGTCAAAAGTATCTAAAAGTTTTGGAGAAAATATAGTCTTAAAAGACATAAATTTTACAATAAAAGAGGGAGAAATTGTAGGACTTGTTGGAGAAAATGGGGCAGGAAAATCTACGTTGATGAAAATAATATTTGGAATGTCGGTGATTGATGAAACTGGTGGTTATAATGGAGAGATGATTTTTCAAGGAAAAAAAGTGAAGTTTAAAAGTTCTTTTGATGCTTTAAATGCCGGAATAGGAATGGTTCATCAGGAATTTTCTTTAATTCCAGGATTTAAGGCTTCAGAAAATATAGTTTTAAATAGGGAAAGTTTAGAGAAATCATATTTAAAGGAAATTTTTGGAAATAGAATTAGTCAAATAGATCCTAAAAAAAATACAGAGAGGGCAAAAATAGCTGTATCTCATTTAGGAATTGATTTAGATGTGGAGATAAAAGTTGAAGAAATGGCAGTGGCTCATATGCAATTTACAGAAATAGCTAGAGAGATAGAAAGAGAAAATGTAAAGTTATTAGTTTTAGATGAACCTACAGCAGTTTTAACGGAAAAGGAAGCAGAGATATTGTTGAAAACTATGAAGAGATTAGCAAGTGAAGGAATAGCGATTATTTTTATAACTCATAGATTAGATGAGATTATGGATGTAACAGATAGAGTTATAGTTTTAAGAGATGGTATTATGATGAGTGAAGTGGAAACTCAAAAAACTACAGTAGATGAAATTACAAAATTAATGATCGGAAGAGAGATCGGCAATAGAAGTTTAAAAAAATCTGAAGAAGGTAACTCTTTAGAAACAATCTTAGAAATTAAAAATATGTGGGTTGATATGCCGGGGGAAAAGGCTAAAAATATAAATTTAAAAATAAGAAAAGGTGAAATATTAGGATTAGGGGGAATGGCTGGCCAAGGAAAAGTTGGGATTGCAAACGGGATAATGGGTCTTTACCCTGCTGGAGGAGAAATTATTTATGATGGAAAAAATATGAAATTAAATGATCCGAGAATACCATTAGAGAAGGAAATATATTTCGTATCAGAGGATAGAAAAGAAGTTGGACTTATATTAGATGAAGAAATTGATATGAATATAGCATATCCTTCTATTTACATAAAAAATGAATTTTTAAAAAATAAATATTTTGGATTATTGAAAAGTATTGATAAATTAGCTATAGAAAAAAATACAAAAGATTATATAGAAAAATTAGAAATAAAGTGTATGAATGGAAGACAAAAAGTTGGAGAATTAAGTGGAGGAAATCAACAAAAAGTTTGTTTAGCCAAAGCATTTACAATTAATCCCAAGGTTTTATTCATATCAGAACCTACAAGAGGGATTGATATAGGGGCTAAAAAAATAGTTCTTGAAACACTAAAAGAATATAACAGAGAAAGAGGAATGACAATTATTTTAACTTCCTCTGAATTAGAGGAGTTAAGATCAGTGTGTGATAGAATAGCTATTATAACTGAGGGAGAAGTAGCAGGTATTTTATCTCCAGAAGATGATTTGTTAAACTATGGAAAGTTAATGACAGGAGTAAAGGGGGATAGAAACAATGGATGA